The DNA region CCACCACAACCCACTCTGTCCTTCTCATCAGAATCCAGAGTCCAGACGCGAGAACTCACACCGACGGACATGGGGAACTGCCAGGCGGCGGACGCGGCGGCCGTGGTGATCCAGCACCCGGGCGATGGCAAGGTGGAGCGCCTCCACTGGCCGACCACCGCGGCGGACGTCATGCGCAGGAACCCCGGCCACTACGTCGCCCTCGTCGTCCTGCACCACGCCGACGCCGAGtccggccccgccgccgccggagaaaGAGGAGGTGCCAGGATAACCAAGATCAAGCTCCTCAAGCCAAGGGACACGCTCCTCCTCGGCCAGGTCTACCGCCTCATCACCTCCCAAGGTTCGTGCCAAAGACGGTTCTTGGCTTGGATTCTTCCACTTCTTGTCCGGCCCCCTCTCTTGCTTCCATGGAGTTTAACCAATTATTCCCTGGCGCGTTCGCCGGAGAAAGAGGAGGTGCCAGGATAACCAAGATCAAGCTCCTCAAGCCAAGGGACACGCTCCTCCTCGGCCAGGTCTACCGCCTCATCACCTCCCAAGGTTCGTGCCAAAGACGGTTCTTGGCTTGGATTCTTCCACTTCTTGTCCGGCCCCCTCTCTTGCTTCCATGGAGTTTAACCAATTATTCCCTGGCGCGTACAGAGGTGACCAAGGCCGTGCAGACGAGGAAGCAGGAGAGGATGCGTGGCTGCGACGAGGCCGTCGAGCGGGGGCGGCCGCGGTTGCACCGGCGACGGCAACTGCCGAGGCCGAGGGGCGACGACCCAACCACGGCCACCAGAGGCGAACAGAGGCAGCCCGCCGATCATCAGGAACGGAAGCGGCTGGAGACGGACCGGCAACACCGGAGcatcgccgccgcccgcggcAGAGGACGGCACTGGCGACCGGCGTTGCAGAGCATTACAGAGTCATCGTGGAGCGGACAGACAGACTGCGAGGATACATGTAAAGAGACTCTACATGTAAACGAACTAGAGTAGAAAAGTAGAAGAAGGTTTTCGGGGAGCTAGAAATGTATACATACATTAGGCAAACTTGGTACATTTTCAGTGAAGTCTGCATATAACATGGCTTTTGAGGAGTCACTTGCTGAAAGCTAATATGGGGAACAAACGTACCGCCCATAGTTAAGAATTTTGCGTAGAGAGTTGCTGTTGATTCACTTCCTACATGGTAAAACAAAAACAAGCGTGGATTAGAGATAACAAGTTTTTGTCCGGTCTGTGCAACTGAGCCTGAAGACAGTTTTCATGCCCTGTGTCGATGCCCACTTGCAGTGCAACTCTGGGAATGCATGAGTGAGGTCTGGCGTCTGCTGA from Triticum urartu cultivar G1812 unplaced genomic scaffold, Tu2.1 TuUngrouped_contig_4304, whole genome shotgun sequence includes:
- the LOC125527635 gene encoding uncharacterized protein LOC125527635 isoform X1, encoding MGNCQAADAAAVVIQHPGDGKVERLHWPTTAADVMRRNPGHYVALVVLHHADAESGPAAAGERGGARITKIKLLKPRDTLLLGQVYRLITSQEVTKAVQTRKQERMRGCDEAVERGRPRLHRRRQLPRPRGDDPTTATRGEQRQPADHQERKRLETDRQHRSIAAARGRGRHWRPALQSITESSWSGQTDCEDTCKETLHVNELE
- the LOC125527635 gene encoding uncharacterized protein LOC125527635 isoform X2, coding for MGNCQAADAAAVVIQHPGDGKVERLHWPTTAADVMRRNPGHYVALVVLHHADAESGPAAAGERGGARITKIKLLKPRDTLLLGQVYRLITSQEVTKAVQTRKQERMRGCDEAVERGRPRLHRRRQLPRPRGDDPTTATRGEQRQPADHQERKRLETDRQHRSIAAARGRGRHWRPALQSITESSWSGQTDCEDTCKETLHVNELE